ATGAAATGCTACAGATCTTGAGTCTGACCTTGTTCGAGCGAATGCCATTGGATCAGCTACTTAATAACATCATCACGGATGACATCCAGGCGCTTGCGGCTAATCAGCTGACTTTATTCGATTAACGTCCGGACACTACTGTCTTCATATATTGAGATAACGCGGAACCTTTGTCTTGAGCAACCGGACTAGCTGAGGCTGCATGTAGTCGTACTTATCCAGAATACCCAGCACCACAATTCGTTTGCCTTTAAGCGCCGCCCCAAACTTGTCGTTGAGTTTTTTTCGGTGTCTCTCTTCCATAGCAACGATGATGTCGGCCCATTCGATAAGATCAGCACAAACTGGGGTCGCGGCATCGTCGTCGAGACCCGCGGAAAGCGCTTCTACCCCAGGCCACTTGGAAAAAATGGTTTCCGCGGTAGGACTCCGCAAGCGATTTTGGCTGCAAAGAAAAAGCAATTTCTTCACTTGCGGCGGCCGCGACTACGTTTGCGCGCGCCGGGTTTGGCATCAGCCTTTACCAGGAGCTTCTTTGCCAAAGCATTCGACCTGGCGCGCGCCGCCGGCGATAGGCGTGTGCGTCGTTCGCGGAATTTGTTTGCGCGTGATCGTTTTGTGTTCGACACGACGACAATGTTTTTGTGAGGCATTACTAACGATTGTCTTAGTAATGCGCCGTCAAGCGGTTTTTTAACGGCGTCTTGGTTTCTTCTTCTTTTTTCTCGTCTCGTCGCGCGCGATGCGAATGGATTCGCGCGCCCATGACAACAGCTCCACCGGATCGAGCAGAATCTCTTCCGGCAGTTCAAAGTAGCGCCGGACCTGTATCCGTCCTTTTTTGGTGACATAAGAAAAAGCGCCCATGCCCGCCCGCTCATACGTCGGACGCGTCGTGTCATCGACGACAAAATACAGGCTGTTTTTCATGATCATCGCGAACTGCGCCGGGCCCGACGATATTCCTACCCCGCCGAAAAAACGGTTCGTGCGTACCGGCAAAACCGGCTCCAATAGATCCAGCACGTAGGTCACGTATTCACGATTGGCGGTCATGGCGCGAGCGCGGCGTTCAAACGAGTGTGCGGCGACGTGTTGTCTTTTGTCGGTGTCGGCATATACTAGAACGATCGTTCTAGTAATAGCAACCGCACTCGTTATCATGGCTGGCCGCAAATCATTTGACGACTCGGAAGTTTTGCAGACGGCGCTTCGTATCTTTATCGCGAAGGGCTACTCATCCACGTCGATGAGGGATATCGAGAAGGCGAGCCGGTTGAGCGCCGGCAGCCTGTATTTCACCTTCAAAAACAAGCGGGCGCTGTTTCGGCAGGTGATGAACCATTACTTACGGCACGTCGTCATCGGCCGGATCGAGGCGTATCTCGGCCATCGCGAGTTTCACAAAGGCGTTCGGGCGTATTTCGAGTCCACGTTTACCAACAAGAATTACCGTAAGTGCGGATGTCTATTGACGATCACCTCCGCGGAACCGGGCCTGGATAAAGCGGTGGCTCGGAAAATCGAAACCGGTTTCAAGATCATCGAAGAAAAATTCGTCGAGATCGTCCGGCGAGCGCAAAAGAACGGCGAGATCGACCGCAGAAAAGACCCGGCGCTGATCGCGCAACATTTATTCACGAGTTACCAGGGTTTATTGGTGCTGGTAAGGTTCGGCAAAAGTAATCGTTACCTCAAAAGGGCGACCGACGCCGCGATCACCCTTCTCCATTAAAAAACCAACCAAGGAAAAAATCATGGCCAGCACAGCAAAGAAAGTACTCATCGTCGTTACATCGCACGATCGCTTGAGCGATACCGGCAAACAAACCGGATTTTGGTTCGAAGAGTTGGCCACGCCCTACTACGTATTTGTCGATGCCGGCTACACGGTGGACATTGCCTCCATCAACGGCGGCAAGCCGCCCGTGGATCCCGGCAGCGAAGGCGAGCCGGGCAATCGGCCGGCGTCCGTTCAACGTTTCATGACGGATTCCTCGGCCATGAACAAGCTTGAGAAAAGTTTGGCGATCCAAGCGGCGGACACTAAACCGTATGACGCCATATTTCTGTCGGGTGGGCACGGCGCCATGTGGGATATGCCGTCGAATACGCCGCTGGCAACCGCGCTTGGCGCGGCGTTCGACGCCGGCAAAGTGATCGCGGCGGTCTGCCACGGGCCGGCCGGGTTGGTGTCGGCGCGACGTAAAGACGGCAAGTCGATCGTGCACGGCCGACGGGTGAATTCGTTCACCGATACGGAAGAGTCGGCGGTGGGTTTGTCGAGTGTTGTGCCGTTTTTGCTGGAAAGCCGGCTTCGGGAATTGGGCGGCATCTTCGAACGAGCGCCGGATTGGCAGCCGATCGCCGTGCGCGACGGCAACCTCGTTACCGGCCAAAACCCGCAGTCGTCGCATGTGGTAGCGGAACAAGTTATCGAGGCGCTACGCTAGTGTAGTGCTTCGTTCTTCTTGGAACTTAAACGGCGGTTGGCACGAAAGGGCGTGTCACCAATTAACCCATCCGCCACAATCCCAACCTCAACCCATCAACACGAGGCGAGAGCACGTCGAATGACAAGGAGATATGGACTGCGCGATGACCAATGGGAGCGGATCAAAGATTTATTACCCGGCCAGGAAGCCCACGTCGGGGTGACCGCGAAAGACAATCGGTTGTTCGTGGAAGCGGTGCTGTACCGCTATCGCGCCGGTATACCCTGGCGAGATTTGCCGGAACGGTTTGGCGACTTTCGCGTCGTCCACACACGGTTTAGTCGGTGGGCGAAAGGCGGTGTCTGGGAACACGTATTTCGCCAGTTGGCGACAGCGGCCGATAACGAATACGCCATGATCGATGCCACCATCGTCCGCGCGCATCAGCACAGCGCCGGCGCCCAAAAAAAGCCGGGCAAACGGAAGAAGACAATCGAACCACAGAGAAAATCGGCCGGAGCAAAGGCGGTCTGACAACAAAGATTCATGCCACGGTCGATGCGCTCGGCAATCCCACCGGATTCTTCCTCACACCGGGACAAGCGTCCGATCTCGAGGGTGCCGATGTGCTGCTACCGTGCGTATTGGCCGACACCGTGATCGGCGACAAAGGGTACGATGCCGAGGCGCGGGTCATCCAGCCGTTACGCGACGCCGGCAAGACGGTGGTCATTCCGCCTGACGCGCCCCATCGATTGGGAGTTAATCGCGAATCAGTACGACGAAATGGTGAAGTACACGACGGCATTGCGGTTAGGCACCGCGGAATCGGAGGCGATCCTACGCCGCTTCACGCGCGACAACGTTCAACACCCGACGTACCGAGCGCTCGCTGAACTGGGCCGGGCGGTGAAGACGATCTTTCTCTGTCGGTATCTGCATTCCGACGATCTGCGTCGTGAAATCCACGAGGGGTTGAATGTCGTGGAAAACTGGAACAGCGCCAACAGCTTCATCTTTTACGGCAAGGGCGGCGAGGTCGCCTCCAACCAGTTAGAGGATCAGGAGCTCTCTATGCTTGCGCTGCATTTGCTGCAGCTACATCATACCTTAATGATTCAACGCGTTCTGGTGGAAGACCGTTGGCACAAACGCCTGAAGGAAGCCAATCGCCGCGGGTTGACGCCGCTCATTTACGCCCACATCAACCCATATGGGCGCTTCGACCTCGACATGAACGAGCGCATGGCGATCGATACGGAAGGGGCAGCGGTAGCGGAGGCCGTACAATGAATGGGCCCTCCAACCGCAACGCCTCAAGACATGAGATTAGGTTGCGGCTCCCTGTCACTGGGCCTCACAGGTGGTTGAAAAACTTCCACACGCGTGGCGTTGTTTGAACGACGGGAAGAGGCAGGCAAACAGAAGCGGCTACCGAACGGCTATTTTTTGTGCGGCGTTATCCAAAACCCATCAATGAACAACCACGCCCCAAGGGGCGGGGTATCGATTTTGTGTTGCTAAATGCTTCGCCGCAAGCGGCGGGGAATTACACCCGGAGAGATTAACCCCAGACCAATCCCAAGTGGCTCACCACCAGCCCGCCGCCGACGATGACGACTTTATCGCCCGGCTTGGCGAGTTTGCGCTCGGCGATCAAATGAAGACCGATCGGCACATTTGACTCATTTGCGCCGCGCGGATTTTTTAATATCGATGGGTTTCAATCCTCACCCTCATCAATAGACAAACGTGACGATGCCCAACGCCAGTCCGGCGCCTTGGCCGTATAGCAACACCTTGTGTCCGCGCGTAAGACGCCCTTGCTCGATGGCGAAGTGTAGGCCGAGCGGGATCGACGCCGCGACGGTATTGCCGTAGTCGCGCAGGTAGACGAAGTGGCGCTCCTTGGGCCAACCGAGGCGGCGGCTCATAAGTTTTACGGCAGGTCCGCTCGCTTGATGGAACATGAACAGGTCGATGTCCGACAGTCGCTGTTCGTTCTCTGTGAGGAATCGCTCGTAAAAGCCGGGCATGTGCTGCGCCGCTAGGTGGAAAAGTTTAGGTCCTTCCATCGTGAAGAAGTCGCCACGCTTAAGTCGTCCTTGCTCGATGGCGAAGTGTAAGCCGAGCGGGATCGATGCGGCAATGGTATTGCCGTAGTCGCGCAGGTGGACGAAGTGTCGTTCCTCGGGCCAATCGAGTTGGCGGCCGATGAGTTGAATCAGCGGTTCGCTCAATTGATGCGTGAGGAACAGATCGATGTCTGCGGGTTGCTGGTTGTTCGCTGTGAGGAATCGCTCGTAAAAGCCGGGCGTGATCTGTCCTATCAGACGCATCATGTGGCGTCCTTGTATGGTGAAAAAAGAATCCTCGGGTGTGGGCGTACGGGGACTGCGGGGGCCGTAAATGCTGCCGCCAATACGCACGCGGGCATAGTCGCGGCCTTTGGGCGCGATCATGAAACTGCCCGCGCAGAATTGCGACGCTTTGCTGTGTTGCTGTGTTGCTGTGTTGCTGTGTTCGGTGTCGCGTTCGATGACCACCGCCACCGCCGCATCGCCAATGAGCGCCGCACTTTCCCATTCGTGCGGGTTCAGATGCGAGGAACCGTTCTCGGCGGCAACCAATACCACCCGCCGATAACGACCGGCGGCAATCAGATGCGCCATGGTGTCGAAGCCGACAAGAAAACTGAGGCAGGTCGCGTCGATATCGAAAACCGCCAGGTGACGCGGCGCCTCATCTAGCTCTGCCAAGATCAAGCTAGCCGTGCAGGGCAATCCCTGTGCGGGACCTCCGCTAACCGAAATAAGGGCATCGACATCGTCGAGCGTCAGCTGCGCACGATCGAGCGCAGCCTTCACGGCTTTCCCACCCATGTACGGAGAGATTTCGACTTCATTGCCATAATAGCGGGTACGGATACCCGTTTTCTTCTCGACCGTGCCGGGCTCGAGGTCGAACTTTTCGTCAAAGTCGGTGGACGGAACTTTCACGCTCGGGATATAGCATCCGGTGGAGACGATTTTTACGGGCAGCATGGGCTTACGCCTTTTGGTTTTTTGAATTCGCGACCATATCTTACGCCTAGCCGAGAAGCAGTAAACTCACTGCACGGCAAGCGCACGTCCAGGTAGCACGTGGGGAATTTTTAGAGGTTCCCATTATTAAGTTTCACAATGAGTTGATGCATGGTTTAGACCGTCGACGTTAGCATGCTGGCACGGCGCTGTCCTTCAAGCATCGCCTGTTGTTGCAGCGTCTGTTGATGGATTTCTGCCAGCGTTTCGAATTTGCGTTCCGCCTCCATCCGTCTGCCATCGAGTAGCGTCTTCTCGTTCTCGACCACCGCGATCTGCGTTCGTGTTTCAGCCAGTGCGATCTGGACATCGCGATAGTCTCGGACAAGCGCCTCGTGGGTGTGGCGCAATTCGTCGAACTGATACGACAACCGATCTCGCTCGGCGGTGACTTTTAGGGTGAGATCTTGCTGGTGTTGCCACGCGAGAAGCATTTATGCGCCCCTGATCGCTGACGTACTCGACGCGGGTGACAGTCCCGTGTCCTCTCTGCCGGAACTCTTTCTCTCCGATGTAACCTCATTTGCGTAAGCCGCCCCGGTTGTGCATGCCCCTGCGCAACTTCCTCATAACTGCTGTGGTTCGCTGAGCCGGGGGATGGCAACGTGCCGCGTCATTGCGGTCATCACGCAACATTACAAAATTGTAATCTGGCGGCCGGGACTTTGTTAAGCCCGACTTGATCTAGATCAAGAGTAGATGCCGCATTCCCGCCTAAATTGAATCGGGTTCTTCAGGTCAAAGGTGACGTATGCACGATGGCGGAATAGGTGGCATGGGTTTCGGTATGGTGGTTTTCTGGATCGTTGTGGTCCTGGCCATCGCCGCGCTGATTAAGTACTTGCTCGGGAATTCGGGCAAGAAATAAACGTGCCGCACACTGGTTCATCGCAGCGACGTGAGCAGAGACCAAATGATAGAACGCGACGGAGCGGCAGCGATGGCGATTGATCCAGTGTGTGGCATGACGGTGCGGGAACGAACCGCGGCGGGTTCGACGAACTACCGCGGCAACACTTATTACTTTTGCTCTCCCAACTGCGTCGAGAAATTCAAAGCGAATTCGGCGGCATATGTGGACGCGCAGACCGATCGCTTACCTATGAAGGTCGCGGTAGACCAACGTCACATCCCCAACGGCGCGGCCACGCGACCCGCGAAAGATCTCGCCAAGGATCCGATCTGCGGCATGGTGGTGGAAAAGGCGAGCGCGCTTAAAACCGAGCGCGCCGGACGCACGTATTATTTTTGTTCCAGCGGCTGCCAGCGCACCTTCGAATCGCCCGAGCAAGAGCTGAGCTCGATGAAACGGCGCGTGACGATCGCACTCGCCGGCGTGCTCGCGTTGGCGATCTTGCGCGCCGCCGCGTTCATAGCACTCGCTGCCGGCGCCACGATCGTGACCTGGGCGCCGATTCCGCAGCTACCTTGGTTCACTTGGGGGATGTGGCTGTTTATCCTGGTCACGCCGGTGCAGTTCATCGGTGGCTGGAGTTTTTATAAAGGCGCCTGGGCCGCGATCAAGACGCGCTCCATCAACATGGATTTCCTGATCGCGCTCGGTACGTCGGTGGCGTACTTCTACAGCGTCGCGGTGATCTTTTTCCCGGACGTGTTGCCGGTCAAGGTCGAGGAGCGCGATGTCTATTTCGAAGTGTCGGCGGTGATCATCGCGTTCGTGTTGCTTGGCAAGTACATGGAGGAGGTCATCAAGAAGCGCTCTTCGGCGGCGGTGCGCAAGCTGATGGATCTGCGGCCGGCGATCGCGCATGTGGTTCGTGGTGGCGCCGAGATGGACGTGCCGGCGGAATCGGTCATGGTGGGGGAAACGGTGATCGTGAAACCGGGCGAAAAGATTCCCAGCGACGGTGCGGTGCTCGAAGGAACATCGAACATCGACGAGTCGATGCTGACCGGCGAATCCATGCCGGTCAACAAGAAGCCAGGCAACGGTGTCATCGGCGGCACGTTGAACAAGGCCGGCTTGCTGCGCCTCCGCGCCACCCGCGTCGGCGCCGAGACCGCGCTCGCGCAGATCATAAAGATGGTCGAGGAGGCGCAAGCCACGAGCGCGCCGATTCAGCGTATCGCCGATCAAGTGACGGCGTATTTCGTACCGGCGGTGGTTGTGGTCGCGATCGCTGCATTCGGCGGCTGGTGGCTCGCCGGCAATTTTCCGCAGGGCCTGCTCGCCTTCATCGCCGTGCTCATTATCGCCTGTCCTTGCGCGCTCGGTATCGCTACACCTGCCGCACTCATGGTCGGCGTCGGCAAGGGCGCCGAAGCGGGGATCCTGATTCGCGGCGCCGAGGTGCTTGAACGCGCGCGCAACCTTACAACCGTCGTCTTCGACAAGACCGGCACGCTCACGCGCGGCGAGCCCAACGTGACCGACATCGTGTCGCTCGGCGCGATGGATGAGGCCGCCGTGTTGCAGCTCGCGGCCGCGGTCGAGGTCGGTTCGGAACATCCGTTGGGCGAGGCAATCGTGCGTGCCGCTAAACACCGCGATCTCAAGCTTTCCAAGGTAACCGGATTCGAGGGAATCGCCGGCCACGGCATTCGTGGCCGAATCGACGGTAAAGACGCCTTACTCGGCAATCGTCGCTTGTTCTATGACGAAAGCATCGACGCCACAGCTGCCGAAACGGTGATGACTCGGCTCGAAAGCGAAGGCAAGACCGCGATGTTGGTCGGTTACGCCGGCGCGCTTGCTGGCGTGATCGCCGTGGCCGATACGCTCAAGCCTGAATCGAAGGAGACGGTGGCCGCGCTTCAGGCCGAGGACATCGACGTGGTCATGCTTTCCGGCGACAACCGGCGCACCGCCGAGGCCATCGGCCGCGAACTCGGCATCAGCAATGTCATTGCCGAGGTCTTGCCGGGCGATAAGGCCAAGATCATTCGAGAGTTGCAGCAGCAGCGCAAGGTCGTGGCCATGGTCGGCGACGGCGTCAACGACGCGCCGGCACTGGCTGCCGCCGACATCGGCATCGCGATCGGCAGCGGTTCGGACGTCGCCAAGGAGACCGGCTCCATCATTCTCGTGCGCGACAACGTTCGCGACGTGGTGACGTCGATTCAGTTGTCGCGCGCGACGCTCCGGAAGATCAAGCAGAACTTGTTCTGGGCGTTCTTCTACAACGCGGTGGCGATCCCGGTTGCGGCTTTCGGGTTCATGAACCCGATCATTGCGGCGGCGGCGATGGCGCTGTCGTCGCTGTCGGTGATCGTGAACTCGGCACTACTCAAGGGCATGAAGGTCTCACCCGATCTCGGTACTCCGCGAGGGTTCGCCCATGACGTTGCGTAACGAAAATCCTGTACTCGACCAATCGGCGGGCCGTCGCCGCTGGCGCTATCGAGCCACCTGCTTTCTCCTCATGGTGGCGCTCGCGGCGTTGTCATACACCGGGTCCGGACTCGCTTGGTGGACCTTGTTCGCAATTGCCGTTGCCATTTCCTGCCCGATCGTGATGGCGATTGCCTGGTGGCAGGGTGAGCGCGCGCAACGAGAGGTGAAGCGTGCGCTGGCGCAACTTCCCGAAATTCAATCGATCCCAGGAAAAACTCATGGACCATAACCCTTCCAGCGACCATCAACGACACTCGAACGGGCGCATGTGGTGGGTGTTTTTGGCCTTCGCCGCGATCGCCGGATTCTTTCTGCTGACTGAGCATCGTGCGCACGTGCTCGGCGCTTTGCCCTACGTATTACTCGCACTCTGCCCGCTGATGCACCTCTTCGGTCATGGCGGCCACGGGGGCGGCGGATCGCGCCGAGGAGGTTCGCGTGAACACTGACACCGCACCGGCCTATGGACTTTGGACGTTGGTAATTCTCAACTCGGCGGTCTTCATTATCTTTCTCTACAGCTTCGCTAAACCGCAGAGCCCGCGCGACTGGCGCTCGTTCGGCGCGATCTCAGGATTCATCGTTGCGCTGTTCGCCGAAATGTACGGCTTTCCGTTGACGATCTTTCTGTTGTCGGGGTGGCTGCAAAGCCGCTTCCCTGGTGTCGACTGGCTCTCGCACGACGCCGGACACCTGCTCGAGATGCTCTTCGGCTGGAAAGCCAATCCGCACTTCGGGCCGTTTCATCTGCTCAGCTTCATATTCATCGGCGGCGGTTTCGTATTGTTGGCCGCGGCGTGGAAGGTATTGTTCCGTGCGCAGCGAACGCGCGAGCTCGCCATCAGTGGACCCTATGCACAGATCCGCCATCCGCAGTACGTCGCCTTCGTGTTGATCATGTTCGGCTTCCTCTTGCAGTGGCCAACGTTGCTCACGCTCGCCATGTTTCCGATATTGGTGTTCATGTATGTGCGACTGGCGCGGACCGAAGAGCGGGACGTCGAACGTGAATTCGGTGAACGTTACCGTCGATATGCGACGCATACGCCCGCTTTTGTTCCGAACTGGCGGACGTTCTTCGGCGAGCGTACCCATGGAACAAATTCTTGAGTCGTCAACATAGTTGGTGAATCGGGAAGGAGGGGGATTATAACAACGAGCAAGGCAGTTTCCGTGGGATAGACACCGTAATTAATAGAGATCAACAACTTTCATCTTCCCTCACTACTAAAAAGGAGCACGCTATGAGAAATGCAACAAACCGTAGATGGGTTACCGCATTGTGTGTCGCGACGTGGGTATTCGGCGCATCGGCGTATGCGGCAACGGCCGCGGGCCCTGGGTCGGCGCACATGTCAGGCATGATGCATGACATGTCGGCACAAATGGAAGGCATGTCGCAGGAGATGACCGACTGGACCAACAAAGACGCCACCGAGCAGAAGCGCATGGCCGAGCGCATGAAGCAGATGTCGAAATGGATGGGTGACATGTCAGGCATGATGGGCAAAGGTACGAAGCTTGGCACCGATCCGCACATGCAGCAACAGATGGAGCAGATGCGCAAACAGATGGACATGATGAAATCGCAGTAGTAGATCTTGCGATCCATCGGGCATCGGCGACAGGCAATGCTTTCGCCGATGCCAATTCTGCGCGGGGCTTTTGAGGAGCACGGACATGTTGACTCGTTGGCGAAGATTATTTTTTTGGGTAGCGGTGTTTGTGCCTGTCATCGTTTTCGCCGCGACAACAACTGGTTCCGCAGAACGCGCGCGCCAACAGGTTGTCGATGGTGTCGCTATCTACTTCGGCATCGTGCCGGCTGAACTGGTGCGAGGTCACCCACCGCAACATGCCGAAAGCGACATGCACGGAGGTGTCCCGGTAGGGGAGAGTCATATCATGGTCGCGCTGTTCGACAACAAGACCGGTAAGCGCATAGACAACGTCGAGGCAAACGCACGCGTAACCGGCAGTGGACTCCACGTGGAGAAAAAATTGGAACCGATGGTAGTAGCGGGCAGTTTGACCTACGGCAATTATTTTTCGTTGACGGGTAGCGGCCCGTATCGAATCGCCATACGTTTCCGCCTTCCCGGCGCCGCACACGAAAGCCACGCGGAATTTGCGTGGGCACGATCCTAGGAAATGCTATGGACATCATGTTCCTCGGCGCAACAGGTACCGTAACCGGATCGAAATATCTGGTAACCGCTGGCGCAAAAAAGATACTCGTCGACTGCGGTCTGTTTCAGGGATACAAACAGCTGCGGCTGCGCAATTGGGCGCCGTTTCCGTTTCCAGCGGCGGAGATTGACGCCGTCGTACTCACGCACGCGCATCTCGATCATAGCGGCTATCTGCCGCTGTTAATCAAAAGCGGTTTTACCGGCAAGGTTTATTGCAGCGACGCGACGCGTGACTTGTGCGCCATTCTGTTGCCGGACAGCGGCCACCTGCAGGAAGAAGAGGCGGAGTACGCCAACCGCCGCGGGATTTCCAAGCACAAGCCTGCGCTGCCGCTCTACACACAGGTGGACGGCGAACAGGCACTGAGCCGTTTCACGCCGATCGCGTTCAACCAGGACGTGACCATCGCCGGCGACGTGAAGATTCGTCTCGCGCCGGCCGGTCACCTGCTCGGTGCTGCGATCGTGCGTCTCGACCATGGCGGCACGTCGCTCGTGTTCTCCGGCGATCTCGGGCGGCCGAACGATCCCATCCTCGTGGCACCGACAGCGATCACTCGCGCCGATTATCTCGTCATCGAATCCACGTACGGCGATCGTCTCCATGATCCGGCCGATCCCAAGGTGCTGCTCGCCTCGGTTGTCAACCGAACTGTCGCGCGCGGCGGAGTGGTGATCGTTCCGGCGTTTGCAGTGGGTCGGGCACAGACGCTCATGTATCTGATTCACCAGCTCAAGGAAGCGCGCACCATTCCCGATATCCCGGTGTATCTCAACAGTCCGATGGCGGTGAATGCTACGCGCATCTTTCACCATCACCGTGACGAGCATCGGCTGACACCGGCGCAATGCGATGCGATGTGCGGCGCCACCAACATCGTCAACAGCGTCGACGAATCGAAACACCTGAACACCTTAAGCGGACCGATGATCATCATCTCGGCGAGCGGCATGGCGACCGGCGGTCGCGTCGTGCATCACTTGAAGGCGTTTGCGCCGGACGCGCGCAACACTATTCTCTTCGCCGGTTTCCAGGCCGGCGGCACGCGCGGTGCCGCCATGCTCGCCGGCGCCGAGACCATCAAAATCCACGGCGAGTACGTGCCGGTGCGCGCCGAGATAGCACGCCTGGACAATCTGTCCGGGCATGCCGATGACGGCGAAATCCTCGAATGGCTCCGGCGTTTCGAGGCGCCGCCGCGCAAGACCTTCATCACGCACGGTGAACCGCAAGCGGTCGACGCTTTGCGCCGGCGTATCGAAGAAGCGCTGCATTGGTCCGTCGCCGTACCGGAATACCGGGAACAGGCGGCGCTAACCGCTGTCGCCGAGAGGAATTCATGACCGCATCGGTCCAACGTTCCGATGCGCGGCTAGTAGAAGGCAAGCGCACACCTTGAAAGGAGAACTCCCACGACACAAGCAAGTGAAACAGCCGTCCGGACACGTAAAGCCCAGCGCGCCATCGGACGGCGAACGCGAGCGCATGATTGCCGAAGCGGCGTACTATCGGGCACAGGCGCGTGAATTCGCGCCGGGTGGCGAGATCGACGATTGGCTGCAAGCGGAAACAGATATCGATCGTTTGCGGCGCGAGGCGCAAGACACGCGTTGA
This window of the Gammaproteobacteria bacterium genome carries:
- a CDS encoding phosphotyrosine protein phosphatase, translated to MKKLLFLCSQNRLRSPTAETIFSKWPGVEALSAGLDDDAATPVCADLIEWADIIVAMEERHRKKLNDKFGAALKGKRIVVLGILDKYDYMQPQLVRLLKTKVPRYLNI
- a CDS encoding TfoX/Sxy family protein, with the protein product MTANREYVTYVLDLLEPVLPVRTNRFFGGVGISSGPAQFAMIMKNSLYFVVDDTTRPTYERAGMGAFSYVTKKGRIQVRRYFELPEEILLDPVELLSWARESIRIARDETRKKKKKPRRR
- a CDS encoding TetR/AcrR family transcriptional regulator produces the protein MAGRKSFDDSEVLQTALRIFIAKGYSSTSMRDIEKASRLSAGSLYFTFKNKRALFRQVMNHYLRHVVIGRIEAYLGHREFHKGVRAYFESTFTNKNYRKCGCLLTITSAEPGLDKAVARKIETGFKIIEEKFVEIVRRAQKNGEIDRRKDPALIAQHLFTSYQGLLVLVRFGKSNRYLKRATDAAITLLH
- a CDS encoding type 1 glutamine amidotransferase domain-containing protein; translated protein: MASTAKKVLIVVTSHDRLSDTGKQTGFWFEELATPYYVFVDAGYTVDIASINGGKPPVDPGSEGEPGNRPASVQRFMTDSSAMNKLEKSLAIQAADTKPYDAIFLSGGHGAMWDMPSNTPLATALGAAFDAGKVIAAVCHGPAGLVSARRKDGKSIVHGRRVNSFTDTEESAVGLSSVVPFLLESRLRELGGIFERAPDWQPIAVRDGNLVTGQNPQSSHVVAEQVIEALR
- a CDS encoding heavy metal translocating P-type ATPase, translating into MAIDPVCGMTVRERTAAGSTNYRGNTYYFCSPNCVEKFKANSAAYVDAQTDRLPMKVAVDQRHIPNGAATRPAKDLAKDPICGMVVEKASALKTERAGRTYYFCSSGCQRTFESPEQELSSMKRRVTIALAGVLALAILRAAAFIALAAGATIVTWAPIPQLPWFTWGMWLFILVTPVQFIGGWSFYKGAWAAIKTRSINMDFLIALGTSVAYFYSVAVIFFPDVLPVKVEERDVYFEVSAVIIAFVLLGKYMEEVIKKRSSAAVRKLMDLRPAIAHVVRGGAEMDVPAESVMVGETVIVKPGEKIPSDGAVLEGTSNIDESMLTGESMPVNKKPGNGVIGGTLNKAGLLRLRATRVGAETALAQIIKMVEEAQATSAPIQRIADQVTAYFVPAVVVVAIAAFGGWWLAGNFPQGLLAFIAVLIIACPCALGIATPAALMVGVGKGAEAGILIRGAEVLERARNLTTVVFDKTGTLTRGEPNVTDIVSLGAMDEAAVLQLAAAVEVGSEHPLGEAIVRAAKHRDLKLSKVTGFEGIAGHGIRGRIDGKDALLGNRRLFYDESIDATAAETVMTRLESEGKTAMLVGYAGALAGVIAVADTLKPESKETVAALQAEDIDVVMLSGDNRRTAEAIGRELGISNVIAEVLPGDKAKIIRELQQQRKVVAMVGDGVNDAPALAAADIGIAIGSGSDVAKETGSIILVRDNVRDVVTSIQLSRATLRKIKQNLFWAFFYNAVAIPVAAFGFMNPIIAAAAMALSSLSVIVNSALLKGMKVSPDLGTPRGFAHDVA
- a CDS encoding DUF2933 domain-containing protein produces the protein MDHNPSSDHQRHSNGRMWWVFLAFAAIAGFFLLTEHRAHVLGALPYVLLALCPLMHLFGHGGHGGGGSRRGGSREH
- a CDS encoding isoprenylcysteine carboxylmethyltransferase family protein, which produces MNTDTAPAYGLWTLVILNSAVFIIFLYSFAKPQSPRDWRSFGAISGFIVALFAEMYGFPLTIFLLSGWLQSRFPGVDWLSHDAGHLLEMLFGWKANPHFGPFHLLSFIFIGGGFVLLAAAWKVLFRAQRTRELAISGPYAQIRHPQYVAFVLIMFGFLLQWPTLLTLAMFPILVFMYVRLARTEERDVEREFGERYRRYATHTPAFVPNWRTFFGERTHGTNS
- a CDS encoding MBL fold metallo-hydrolase, giving the protein MDIMFLGATGTVTGSKYLVTAGAKKILVDCGLFQGYKQLRLRNWAPFPFPAAEIDAVVLTHAHLDHSGYLPLLIKSGFTGKVYCSDATRDLCAILLPDSGHLQEEEAEYANRRGISKHKPALPLYTQVDGEQALSRFTPIAFNQDVTIAGDVKIRLAPAGHLLGAAIVRLDHGGTSLVFSGDLGRPNDPILVAPTAITRADYLVIESTYGDRLHDPADPKVLLASVVNRTVARGGVVIVPAFAVGRAQTLMYLIHQLKEARTIPDIPVYLNSPMAVNATRIFHHHRDEHRLTPAQCDAMCGATNIVNSVDESKHLNTLSGPMIIISASGMATGGRVVHHLKAFAPDARNTILFAGFQAGGTRGAAMLAGAETIKIHGEYVPVRAEIARLDNLSGHADDGEILEWLRRFEAPPRKTFITHGEPQAVDALRRRIEEALHWSVAVPEYREQAALTAVAERNS
- a CDS encoding DUF2934 domain-containing protein; translation: MIAEAAYYRAQAREFAPGGEIDDWLQAETDIDRLRREAQDTR